The Agrococcus carbonis sequence GTCCTCGCGCCCGGTCACGTCGTCACCCCCAGGATCTCTCGCAATCGGTGCATGCCGTCGCGCATGCGTGTCTTCACGGTGCCGAGTGGCGTCTCGAGCCGCTCGGCGATCTCGGTCTGGGTGAGCCCGCCGAAGTAGGCGAGCTCGATCGCCTGCCGCTGCACGTCGCTCAGCTCGGCGAGCGCCTGCCGGGCGCGGGCCGACTCGAGCGCGACCTCCGCGTGCTCGGCGACCTCGTCGACCGGCACGGCGACGTCGCGGACGCCGATGCGCGCGTCGCGGTCGCGCTGCGCCTGCGACGAGCGCACCCGG is a genomic window containing:
- the sigK gene encoding ECF RNA polymerase sigma factor SigK, with product MEIDVEQCLVRAADGDERAFADLYDATAPRVFGLVLRILVDRSQAEEVAQEVYLEAWRSARRFDPARGAAISWLLQIAHARAVDRVRSSQAQRDRDARIGVRDVAVPVDEVAEHAEVALESARARQALAELSDVQRQAIELAYFGGLTQTEIAERLETPLGTVKTRMRDGMHRLREILGVTT